A stretch of Colletotrichum lupini chromosome 2, complete sequence DNA encodes these proteins:
- a CDS encoding peptidase S41 family protein translates to MVRLTSLFARALPVAAFAVAAPAASTPQLRRQVAGGEACAEIGRVYDEAIITNTTGMLRSSFLRADTIRSSVEYQDMVHPPAEYLYPGVDIFGGLDNITQSLENGGYESQIDFTVDLYRLINVKPRDGHLSWSPVLGVLISFSTPALFISISEDGIKSPRIYLYSDYQKSTEQGYNASEVKSFDTAPIVDYIQQRSVDNSRDQDPDAAYNEQLYSAALENVLETTSAGRHLHTTLNDESVIEFANGTEVIVVNRARIVANFSGITSGQAVHERFEVPLDNGEAEVTLNTTRIPFSPALKGYPEPSVIHEDRYISGYFFNDSTLGDTAVLAVNVFMSQNGTARTVLEALEDPIEFARVASEFVNRSKSQNKTKLIVDLQGNGGGLVANAMSLYATLFPEAGAEAHMNMRVRAHAALNWVGRTAERLGADLKTLPYPVGFNGFVDEDLRNFTSWEDFYGPETIEGSNYTNVVQPLEVAYARTGLPGIFEIPEPWFKPEDTVILTDGHCASACAYIVGMMIRELGIQVVAIGGRPIHAPMQAAGGTKGGPVISLGPYQSIYPALGVFVKPPEGIDMTPFAEPKPPLAGLSTDTWTVNSANIYLDDDLDSVPVQFRYEAANCKLYYTWETLTNMTTLWTAVANAKWNGAKCVPGSTTNDDDTIGSVPGYTDKVVSSFKWAAGPGDVDGALGSGNGDGGNGGNNEGNSGDDDENAAGSLRASWKVLAFVLSVSTLLFAT, encoded by the exons ATGGTGCGGCTCACATCGCTCTTCGCACGAGCTCTTCCCGTTGCGGCATTTGCGGTCGCCGCTCCGGCTGCATCTACACCGCAGCTCCGGAGACAGGTCGCGGGTGGCGAAGCTTGTGCCGAGATTGGAAGGGTCTACGACGAAGCAATCATAACAAACACAACCGGTATGTTACGTAGCTCCTTTCTGCGAGCAGATACTATCAGGTCTTCTGTTGAGTACCAGGATATGGTCC ACCCTCCCGCAGAGTACCTTTACCCAGGCGTCGATATCTTTGGTGGCCTCGACAACATTACCCAGTCCCTCGAAAATGGAGGTTACGAGTCTCAAATTGACTTCACTGTTGATCTTTACAGACTGATCAACGTCAAGCCTCGGGATGGGCACTTGTCCTGGTCGCCTGTTCTGGGTGTATTGATCAGCTTTTCTACGCCAGCGTTGTTTATATCGATTTCGGAAGATGGCATCAAGTCGCCCAGAATTTACCTTTACT CTGACTACCAGAAGAGCACGGAACAAGGATATAATGCGTCAGAGGTCAAGTCCTTTGACACAGCCCCAATTGTTGACTACATTCAGCAGCGGTCTGTTGACAACTCTCGAGACCAGGATCCCGATGCAGCCTACAACGAGCAGCTGTATAGCGCAGCGCTAGAAAATGTTCTCGAGACGACAAGCGCTGGCAGGCATCTACACACAACCCTCAATGACGAAAGCGTCATCGAATTCGCCAACGGAACGGAGGTAATTGTCGTCAACAGAGCTCGCATTGTTGCAAATTTCTCCGGCATCACGTCTGGTCAAGCAGTTCATGAGCGCTTTGAGGTACCGCTTGACAATGGCGAAGCGGAAGTCACCCTCAATACCACGAGGATCCCATTCTCTCCGGCCTTGAAGGGGTACCCTGAACCTTCCGTCATCCACGAAGACAGGTATATCAGCGGCTACTTCTTCAACGACTCGACTCTGGGAGACACCGCTGTACTGGCAGTGAATGTCTTTATGTCCCAAAACGGAACAGCTAGAACTGTTCTTGAGGCACTCGAGGATCCCATCGAGTTTGCTAGAGTTGCTAGCGAATTCGTCAACAGGAGCAAGAGCCAGAACAAAACCAAGCTCATCGTAGATTTGCAGGGTAACGGTGGTGGTCTTGTGGCCAATGCAATGAGCCTATATGCGACACTATTCCCAGAGGCCGGTGCAGAAGCGCACATGAATATGCGGGTTCGGGCGCACGCTGCTTTGAACTGGGTCGGAAGGACTGCCGAAAGACTGGGCGCAGACCTGAAGACCCTTCCTTACCCGGTTGGTTTCAATGGCTTCGTCGACGAAGACCTGAGAAACTTCACAAGCTGGGAGGATTTTTACGGCCCTGAGACAATCGAGGGCAGCAACTACACTAATGTCGTGCAACCTCTGGAAGTAGCCTACGCCCGTACCGGCTTGCCCGGCATCTTCGAGATCCCGGAGCCGTGGTTCAAGCCAGAAGACACCGTCATTCTAACCGATGGCCACTGTGCGTCTGCCTGTGCCTACATCGTTGGCATGATGATCCGGGAGCTAGGCATTCAGGTCGTGGCTATAGGAGGACGACCTATCCATGCGCCGATGCAAGCTGCGGGAGGAACCAAGGGCGGACCAGTCATTTCGCTGGGACCCTATCAGTCCATTTATCCTGCTCTCGGGGTGTTCGTCAAGCCCCCAGAGGGAATCGACATGACGCCCTTCGCCGAGCCGAAGCCCCCGCTCGCGGGCTTATCTACTGACACATGGACCGTCAACTCGGCCAACATCTATCTCGACGACGATCTCGATAGCGTTCCGGTGCAGTTCAGGTATGAAGCGGCAAACTGCAAGCTCTACTATACCTGGGAGACCTTGACAAACATGACTACTCTGTGGACCGCGGTGGCAAATGCCAAGTGGAATGGTGCCAAGTGTGTACCGGGCTCGACCACCAATGACGATGACACCATAGGATCAGTTCCTGGGTACACAGATAAGGTTGTGTCCAGCTTCAAGTGGGCAGCCGGCCCTGGAGACGTAGATGGTGCATTAGGCTCGGGCAATGGAGATGGTGGAAACGGTGGTAACAATGAGGGTAATTCCGGTGATGACGACGAGAATGCTGCTGGCTCGCTGCGGGCTAGTTGGAAGGTGCTGGCTTTTGTGCTGTCTGTTTCTACTTTGCTGTTTGCCACGTGA
- a CDS encoding methyltransferase CmcJ, with amino-acid sequence MYHNLQQGWPIMAEQLQHETPSHLVSDITCMVHLVQLPIAPQTYIYCHRSTVGAILTAGCRVLTVHRSASQACVTDQASNYPQSENFVVQDLHASLAESRIQCPDTHHVTIMLFSLGEAGGGRPHQNSRIHFFYVAKTPNLASEKAFSIDYPVDHVKGARRENTRPDLQPMTISPIVDHDAWKLDIHGFCILHGKAHLDPEKVYTDKASVQDAYWHDIEAIMHENFPQYSRIECFDLTVRKRDVDFPKVVRAYREKYEQPSVVVHCDWSSNGSIPVLQWCFPGNESFWEGKKFDMINVWRPLKESTDDWPLAVCDYISVDKDNDILLTDAIRRDRVDEISVLHFNSAHKWYYVKDQGVDDLLVFRNADSEGDKARKHSLEQPCSLELQCISRSGQQH; translated from the exons ATGTATCACAACTTGCAGCAAGGCTGGCCTATCATGGCGGAACAGTTGCAGCACGAGACACCATCACACCTAGTTTCCGACATTACATGCATGGTCCATCTGGTTCAGTTGCCCATTGCGCCTCAAACATACATTTATTGCCATAGGTCGACCGTCG GCGCTATATTGACTGCAGGCTGTCGGGTTCTGACCGTTCATCGCAGCGCCAGCCAGGCATGCGTGACAGACCAGGCATCCAATTATCCGCAATCAGAGAATTTCGTCGTCCA AGACCTCCATGCATCATTGGCAGAAAGCCGCATTCAATGCCCCGATACGCACCATGTGACAATTATGCTCTTTTCTTTGGGGGAGGCCGGCGGGGGGAGGCCGCATCAAAATAGCAGAATACATT TTTTTTACGTGGCCAAGACGCCCAATCTGGCTTCTGAGAAAGCCTTCAGCATTGACTATCCTGTCGACCATGTCAAAGGCGCTCGTCGAGAAAATACTCGACCAGATCTTCAGCCCATGACAATAAGTCCGATCGTTGACCATGATGCTTGGAAACTGGATATACATGGCTTCTGTATCTTGCACGGCAAGGCTCATCTCGATCCCGAAAAGGTATACACGGACAAGGCATCCGTGCAAGACGCCTATTGGCATGACATAGAAGCTATCATGCACGAAAACTTCCCACAATACTCGAGAATCGAGTGTTTCGATCTTACA GTCCGCAAAAGAGACGTCGACTTCCCGAAAGTTGTGCGAGCATATCGAGAGAAGTATGAACAGCCATCAGTGGTCGTCCATTGCGACTGGTCTTCGAACGGTTCCATACCGGTTCTTCAGTGGTGTTTCCCTGGCAATGAAAGCTTCTGGGAAGGGAAGAAGTTTGACATGATCAA TGTTTGGAGGCCTCTTAAGGAATCGACCGATGACTGGCCTCTGGCCGTTTGCGATTACATAAGTGTCGACAAGGACAACGATATACTGCTCACGGACGCTATCAGACGCGATAGGGTTGATGAGATATCCGTTTTACATTTCAATTCAGCCCATAAATGGTACTACGTGAAAGACCAAGGCGTTGATGACCTATTAGTCTTCCGGAATGCCGACTCCGAGGGAGACAAGGCCCGTAAGCACAGTCTTGAGCAGCCATGCAGTCTTGAACTGCA GTGCATTTCACGCAGCGGTCAACAACACTAA